One genomic window of Halorhabdus sp. CBA1104 includes the following:
- a CDS encoding DNA cytosine methyltransferase, which translates to MEAYAVDMFSGAGGLTYGLEQAGIDVVRGLDIDQHSAYPYNTNTDSTFRLTDVEPLAQNPEPIHRMYPWDADLTILAACAPCQPYSTMNHAEQDGASDHGKWGLLTKFKRIVEDVEPDVVVTENVLQVRNDDTYQAFEESIEEMGYFLNDPKNRKVYAPEYGIPQKRKRWVLLASREGPIRLPDPPYTDESEYPTVKEAIDHLPPVEAGETHPENDLHRARSLSDLNLERIRNMVPGGDWTRWEEKGLDHLLADCHTRDSGRSYKAPYSRMRPDEPAPTITTQFYNYGSGRFGHYDTDQDRALSLLEGALLQTFPPDYEFYDDFDDVGVKNVGRLIGNAVPPRLAEYIGKAIFDHVDAESSPVGATVKND; encoded by the coding sequence ATGGAAGCCTACGCGGTCGATATGTTCAGCGGTGCCGGTGGGCTGACGTACGGCCTCGAGCAAGCCGGCATCGACGTCGTACGCGGTCTCGATATCGACCAACACAGTGCGTATCCCTACAACACGAACACGGACTCTACCTTCCGATTGACGGACGTCGAGCCGTTGGCGCAAAATCCCGAGCCCATCCATCGAATGTACCCGTGGGACGCCGACCTGACGATATTGGCGGCCTGTGCACCGTGCCAGCCGTACTCGACGATGAACCACGCGGAACAAGACGGTGCATCGGACCACGGGAAGTGGGGATTACTCACCAAGTTCAAGAGGATCGTAGAGGACGTCGAACCGGACGTCGTCGTCACGGAGAACGTCCTGCAAGTCCGTAACGACGACACTTATCAGGCGTTCGAAGAGTCGATCGAAGAGATGGGGTACTTCCTCAACGATCCCAAGAACCGGAAGGTGTACGCTCCGGAGTATGGGATTCCACAGAAGCGCAAACGATGGGTCCTCCTCGCGTCCCGTGAAGGTCCAATTCGCCTCCCGGATCCACCCTACACGGACGAGTCCGAGTATCCCACCGTCAAGGAGGCAATCGATCACCTTCCACCGGTCGAAGCGGGAGAGACTCATCCGGAGAACGATCTCCACCGGGCACGGAGCCTCTCCGACCTGAATCTCGAACGGATCCGGAACATGGTCCCTGGCGGGGATTGGACTCGCTGGGAAGAGAAAGGATTAGACCACCTACTCGCCGACTGTCACACGCGCGACAGCGGACGGTCGTACAAGGCACCGTACAGTCGCATGCGACCTGACGAGCCGGCACCGACGATCACGACCCAATTCTACAACTACGGGAGTGGTCGCTTCGGCCACTACGATACGGATCAGGATCGTGCGCTCTCGCTTCTCGAGGGGGCACTCTTGCAGACTTTCCCACCGGACTACGAGTTCTACGACGATTTCGACGACGTGGGCGTGAAGAACGTCGGGCGGTTGATTGGGAACGCCGTTCCGCCACGGCTGGCAGAGTACATCGGCAAAGCGATCTTCGACCACGTTGATGCCGAGTCGTCTCCGGTCGGGGCTACGGTGAAGAACGACTGA